In Sphaeramia orbicularis chromosome 9, fSphaOr1.1, whole genome shotgun sequence, the sequence AAGTAGCACAAAAAAATggctgcaaacaaacaaagagctGCTCCGGTAGAACATGTTCCCTGCGCTACAATCAGCTGACCCTTCTTTACTGTAACTCTGTCGAGTAATATGTCAGGAATTTGGGATTGGTTTGCTCAGAGCTCCTGAACAAAAACATGGCCTATATTTTCAGTGCAGTCTTCTGACTCAGCTTCAACATGGATTTCTGAGGGAGGAAGTCACAAGGCTCATCATCTGCTGCTCATATACAGTGGTCCTTAACACACATTATTGGTGTTACAGGCTCCAACAATGTGTCACAACAAGAATATGTCAGAATAACGTCTCTCATCAACTCTTAGTGGGTGCTGTGGGTAAAAACATTGTGTAACACACAAGGAGCTGGCTCATGTGAGCAGGTCTCACATTTCTCCTGAACTAGACAAGTGTTAAGACTTGTTGGACAACCCTATAAAACCCTTTGTGAAAGTATCAATGcacaacaacaataacagatCAAAATCTAGCACTCAGGAAGAGACAAATCCTCACTCGTCTGTGCACATTTAGGAAGGAGAGTAAAAATTAAACAGCATCACAAGACTTGTTTATTCTTCTTCCTTTTGCAACCTTGAAATAATGATAATTCTGCTGGGACTTGAGGGGTCACTGGACCCCAGTTTGGGAACCAGTGGTCAGCCAAGCAACAGAAGTAGAGCCACTATTGTTCCGTCCCCCATCCCCCTCCTCAGTCCCTGCTTGAACAACATTTTGCCCAAAGCCTTCTTAAAGGCACAGGCTGGTGGGGTAAGTTTAGGAAGTGTGAGGAAATTAATCACAAGAAAACCATTTTGTAAGAGGAAACAAGGGAGGCTCATGTCCAGCAGCTTAAAACAGGATGAAGTTGTACATGCAACTACCTACTGGAGGACCTACAAGTTATAGCCAGAGCcaactgaaactgaagctgaatgaaaaacagagaaaatcctCTGTTTATGTTAAGAAGTGTTGTGTAAAATGGGTCAGTTGTGGACAGCATGATATATATTGTCCAAGTAGGAGGAGAGAGCACTGCTTTTGGACGGTCAGGGTTATCTATCCTGACAAGTAGCCAGGCTCCTCTAACCTCTCAATACACAACATTTAGCTCGACGTTCACCTTTATAACTATTTAAAATGTAAATGGAGCTCAAAAAGCCACATTTCACCTCTCGACCCGACTAGATGCAGAGCAGAAGAGCGGGTATAAACACAACGTTAACCTCAAACACATCATTCCGTTAAGAAACAGAGCTATAAACATTacacttaaacaaaaaaaaatacatgtattcacACTGGACGCACGACGAAATACTGAAGCTCTGACCTGTTCAGACTCTGAATCATATTCCTCATCGTCTCCGCTCAATGACAAGGCCATGGCTCCTCTCTCTCATCGTTCGCGAACAGCACAGAAAACTAACATGGCTGAACAAACCTCCAGCTCAGCTCGCCCCCCCTCCTTCTCACGGGTAGCTGGTCGCCATGTTTAGTATGGGGAGTTCATGACACATCGGAAATTAGAGTATCTGCTTACATGACGCTCCCACTTCATTAGAATTGTAAcgtgaacaaaaatcaacaaatggAAGAGGTAGGAAAAAAAAACGGTTATAGCAAATTATGTAGTAAAAATATTTATGAAAAATTAATACTTAGTGcttataaaaagtaaaaacaaaattacaatcaTTGCTTATCAGTGTCGCTGCACGTTGAAgctgttatttacatgtaataaaaaTGCACCATCTAAATCAACCGGGACACAAAGACAAGATTGTAACCCAAGAACATTCACTCCCACACACATCCTTCTTCGCCTCTTTTCATGGCCCTCCGCAGGTTAAATTACTTACAGCTAAATTAGATGTATTTAACACCCCAAGCTTCAAACTCTTAGTAGGTTATGTATGTTTTTACGGTAACTGTATACACTTTTGACTCAATTTATTCACTAACAAAAAGCTAATTTGCATTTTCTTGAACTGAGCCCGTGACTCACCTGCAGCAAACCAGGCTGACAAGAACTAAAGAACAAGCCTGATCATAACCTGGAATAGTCTGAGTCATACTTAACAGCCACTGGTTGCAAAAGGTTTGCTATCAAATGTTACCTTTTATTTACCTGATGACTTAGATGCAAACAATCCTTCAGTAAAGGAAGTTGAAGTATTCAGGATATAGAACAGTACAGTTCAGCCTACAGAGGTCTCATTCTTCATCTgctctgtattttaatgatgCTGGTGAAAGTAATATTGTTATGATTTTATATCGTCTCCAAATTACGTAAGTGTTACTGGCCTACTGTGTTATGATCTGATAATTATTATGTAATCATGAATTATACAGCTAATATACTATGCAGGAAAAAGTATTTCTTTGGCGTCATCTGGTGGTAGGACTAAAAATGGCACTGTGGCAGAAAACCAGCCTGTATTTCAGGGGTAAATGCCCAAAAACAACTCTCAAAACTAAGTAGTAAAGAAACATTCCTGGAAAAAATAAATAGTGCAGTTTGAATATGCTTCTACAGCAAATGGGCTCAATAATTTTAACTGCAAAGCTGCCTCTAAAAGAAACACATATTTTGATCTTCAAAGATGAACTTATTACTAGATGTGAAGGTTTCTAATTCGCTTTCAATGTGATTCTTCTCTTTGTGTGTGATTGTGAGTAATCACTTTATCAGAGTACACAGACTATTTGAGGGCAAGTTTTTTATATAATACATTTCATATGTAAAGGCAATACGGTGTCATTTTCATACATATACAAAGAACatcaagatgaaaataaaaataaagtgccAAAAAATTACCAAATGGTGTATTACTGAACTATTGGACTCACTACcaacacaaacactgaaaaaacattaCAGAATTTATTATCATTAGAGAAATCAGcatttcatttttcctcattCTTATGTGTTGTGCTGCTCTGCCCTTGGGTGATAGAGGACATGTGACGTTCATAAATGCCCATATATATTCACAGAGGAAACACCATCTGCCCAGTTTTACCCACTTAATTTGTTCAGAATCAGGATGAAACTCTTTACTGAAGCAAATCAGGAAACACCTCTGTGtcagttcaaagtgtttttaatgGTATTGTGAAGACATAGAAGAATAAAGTACACcgtattatctatattataattatgacaattagtttagtttatcaattttatttcattttaatttttaaaattctatTTCATATGgtacaagaaagaaaaagaaaagccgCTTTTACATGTCAGCAAAATTACCACATGATGATTAAAAGGAGCAGAAAGAATGTGATATTTTCTGCTGCTCTTTGTCAAGTTGGTACAAGGCTTCATTGTCTGTGGGAATGTAACATCATTCAGATATTCTGGAAGGCAGTATGTGTAAACATCACTAAAGAAACAGGCAAACAAGTGCCAGTAAATCCATTACTATGTTTACTTGGAGATGTTTCTGATACTTTGATATATCATGAAGAGGGTACTTAAACACTTTTAATGTTGACAAGAAAAACTATTATTGCAAAATGGGTCGGAGATGAACCTCCAACTATCTCCATATGGAAATCAGTGATCTTAGAAGATCTGACCTCAATAAGACTGCAATATTATATCGATGGAAAGGCTACTGTTTTTCTGCAGAAGTGGATGAAGCCACTGGAAGCTTTGGAACTGAACTGGACACTTACTGTGCATATGACTGAACAAATGATtgcctgtgtatttttttttaaatgtcatctaaaataaagACATCAAAACAGAGCTCTATTAatctaaacaaaacaacaacaacaaaacagaaatatGTGTAGGAGTGAAAGATGCAAGACCAACAGACTTCAAGACCAACTGAATCACTCCAGTTCATATCTCTATTGTGGGAAATTCTCTATAAATTCTTAAAAACTTTCTAACTTTTGACAATAAAAGCATGAATTAGGGCCATTTGCACATGCCCAAGTCACTAAAAAcgcactaaatattacacaataAACTGTCAACTTCCTCCATGTGCAGAGATGAAGTGAAGGAAGTTCAAAGGAACAGACCAATGAGCTTCATGAGTGTTATAACAGTCTATTACTGGCACAGGGAGGCGACCTGCTGCAGGGTCTGCGAGCAGCGTTGGATTGTGGGTATCTTGTGTTTCCTGATTGACTCTGACAGTCAGCTGTTGCAGAAAAGTTTTGCCGTAGCTTCATATTTTTCTGTAAATCGCACTAATAACGTCACTGGGATATTGTTTCCTGTCTGTGTGACTCCATCGAGACAAAAACAATCTATTTGAAAACCGGATTTAGATTTTACAACTACTGGTGACTTCTTCACAACAACTTTCGGAATGAGTTTGAACGAGCACTCCTTACAAGCTCTGTCATGGAGAAAACTGTACTTGAGCCGagccaaattaaaagcaacaAGCCGCACTTCAGCTCTGTTGTCAGGATTCGCTATGGTAAGTGCCTGTCCTGCTCCTTAAATCTTCATATTCTGTCCATAACGCGCTCTTAAATAGGTCAGCGCAGTTGTGCGTCTGCCCGTGACGCAGATGTTTGTTATTAGAGGCAGCGACGACCCCCGGTAATGTAAAGGCCCTTTATGACCCTGCACAGTGACCAGGACCCACAAAACATGGGTCTGCAGTAATGACAGTGCAGTAAACAGTGTGTGTtgtggacacacacaaacacacacacacacacacacacacacacacacacacacacacacacacacacacacacacacacacacacacacacacacacacacacttataaacAAACACTATTCGTCCGTGTTGTGGCGGCTGATCTGGGACTCTATCTTTATCACTTGGCAGAAGCGCTGTAATAACCAAGAGGGATTtatttaactttacatgagatccACAGCAACGACCTACACCTTcataataaacaaattaaaaaacagtTTGCTGGACTACAAGTAAAGATACACCAGCTATaacacaacaacgacaacaacaacaacaacaacaacaataataataataataataataataataataataataataataataataataataagccctAGGGCTGGATCTAACAGTAAGCTCTAAAAACATATTAGCCTATACAttatactgttgcccataaagtgggaataaaatatttgtccttcttgtcatgaaatgatcatgataatgtgatttattcttaatagattaATTATAACTGGGACTCAGATTGTAATCATGCACCTAGTCAAAGGTAatcactgatgtgtataaataggaataaaaagaggactctgtctgaaaacaaaattcttctaacttcatgggcaacagtgtattatatTCTACTGTTGAGATGATTTCTTTCGTCTACATTTCacgtcctgagacccaggaaagtacaagttttggcttcttttttttttttttaacctccgccaaggaggttatgtttttgccggcgttggtttgtctgtctgtctgtctgtctgtctgtccgtccgtgtgcaagataactcaacaacGCAACAGTTTTtcaattgcatttaaaaaaaaaaaaaatggaatatccttttcggtggacagttttttttttttttaataaagctgtggaagtcttgtccacaaacgtggacagaaacTCATAGCtgtgtcttaggaggttaaaacaatTATTGATATGAAATAcaaacacttttttaaaaaaagattaattaCAGATAAATACCAGGTTTTTGTCATGATGCCACCAAGATTTAGAATGAAAGAGTTAATTGTTTTCAGTGTACTATATGCAAAGTAGATCTTTTGTGTTGATTGATGATTGGGATATGTAAGTGATAAGCAGcaacactgttgttgttttgtttttttttcattattttttgtacagtgtcaaatattcacacatacactgatttgaATGGGTTTCAGTGGCACATTTTTTGCACTTAACAGTATGAGTGTACCATTTGTGTGTACAGCACATTTTGGACTGAGCTGGAGCTGAGCTGGAAATAACCCGATCAAGTAAAAATGCACACTCCTGCCAAAATGCATGCCATATGCATGAATACAGCCACAATTATCAAAAAATGAAGAATGAaaagtgtgtaaaatgcacacagtccccaataataacaacaagaataataataagctttatttatatagtggtGTTAAAAACAGCAGTTGACAAAGTGCCTTGACAGTGCAAGTGCACGAACAtcagaaagtaaaaaaaatacatggatGTATTTCTACAATACAGACTGCTCCATCTTCAGCATCAGTTTATTTTCATGGTTTGGAGTGATTAAAACTAAAAGACATGAGAGCTCACATAAAGCTGGAAGCTCTGTTGTAAAAACATCTACTTCATTACAGACGAtaaacagggttcccacagggtcttagaaagtcttaaaagtcttgaatttacaaatctgcatttaataccttaaaaaagtcttaaaaaggtattaaatttgatatggtaggtctgaagttatgttgccataaatttgttggctgtattatgtttaaatgtgtctattaaatgtccaagatgcaaagagagtaacgttagtcgactcagttccacccgttccaacccaacaaattatattgaaattaggagccagttattgctaactttgcaacccctggtgagaaatgagtcggaacgatgggaatcaaggtgttggagtaaataaatacattttcctaaattttaggggtcacaaatttttgccagtatggctgtgaaatgggcattagattctgttctaaatagtcttaaaaagatcttaaaaagtcttacatttaacttgCAGAAAGCTGTAGGAATGCTGAATAAAATAATACTCTGTGAACACACTCACTTGAATCCCACATATTAAATCAGAttcatacaaacaaaaacatcatcaACCATTGTGAGGAATTTGACATATTGTTTGTGAAGTAACTGAAAGGTTATACAGgaagttattattttttatatcttaAGTGTGACCAGATAAAAGCTGAACAGTTCTTCTGTTTTGACTGTCCAGGTTGCCATGGTGGAGGTCCAGCTGGAGCGGGATCATGAGTATCCTCCAGGGCTGCTCATCGCCTTCAGTGCCTGCACCACCGTTCTGGTTGCAGTCCATCTGTTCGCCCTCATGATCAGCACCTGCATTCTCCCCAACCTGGAGGCCGTCAGCAACGTCCACAACCTCAACTCAGTCAACGAGTCCCCCCATGAGCGCATGCACCGCCACATAGAGCTGGCCTGGGCCTTCTCCACGGTCATCGGTACCCTGCTGTTCCTGACTGAAGTCATGCTCCTGTGCTGGGTCAAGTTCTTACCACTCAAAAGCAATACTGATGAAAAAAATGGCACTATAAGCTCCGGTGAGGCGGCGGCCATTGCTTCCACCTGCATCATGGTGCCTTTTGgaattgtttttattgtgtttgccgTCCATTTCTACCGTACGCTTGTCAGTCATAAAACTGACCGGCAGATCCGGGAGCTTGAGCAGGTCATCCGGCTACAGAATCAGCTCGACCACAGGGCTGAGAATGATGACCTAAAGGCCGCTGTCCATTTCCCCTGATTTCAGCCTCTGTTCATGCAGCAGCAATGGACATTTAGTGTGCGTTTATGTTGAAACCCTGTTTTGCAGAAGTTCCTTTTAAAGCTTCTGAACTGTGCTCAAATGCTTCTACTTAAGTATGTATAAATTTCCTCTCTTAAGCatgttttgattcacccttttCTTGGGAAATATGTCCACAGCTTTCTGTTGTGTATATTACGACAGTACTTTTAGTTTGTAGGTGAATCCTTAGCTCTCAGGCCTTTCAGTGGTATGCAAAGCAACATATCAAATTAAATTGTAGCCTTATAATTTTGGGTGCTGACAGTATATTGAAGTTGATGTCCTTATTAGAATATGCATCATCAATGCCAAAACCTCAGTTTTTCTGTAGATGAaggcttttatttatgtattttagctGTTCAGCATCCACTTGTCTTTCTCTCCTCACAGGTTGAGTAACAGGTGGATTGCACTGACTTCTGTTCTCTATTGTGGCTGGCTTTAAATTAGGTTCATTAATTATCAATGCCTGCCCCATTTGAGGATTAGTTTGGGAATTCTTACTTCATTATTCATTTCCAAGGGGTGTTTCTAAAAGCAGGATGCAACTGGATAAGAACAGAACAATGAAATGTGTCAGTAGTGTCTTGGCAGTAGTATTGTATGCATACTTTTATTATCCATAAAGGTTTTGAGTGTAGTGCAAAATATGCTGTCCAAAGGGTTGCTCCACATTACTGGTAGTTTTGGAATGAAACTGTTTTATATAATGAGTTATGAGTGGTTGTTTTACTGACAGCTCAATCTAGGCTGTGGCATTCTGGTTCCATCTGCACTGATGTACATATTCAAGATGTTGAAGATTGAAAACCATCATCCTTGTCCTGTTAATATACATGTTGTCAATCTCATTTTACAACCAAAAAGACTTGTTCTACATCCAAAGTTAGATTTTATTCCTTTTCAACACTTCTCTTGGCTTTAATGCTTCTTTATTTCATATATGTCCATATAATTAATGGACTAAACGGTTGCTTGTAGAAACCCAACATTTGAGGATCTTCAGTCAGATTTTCAGATTTATATAATCCTCATTATGAATGGTTTCTTTAGCAAAGGATAACAACATATTCACTGGGAGGGAAACTTTAACCAGTTATTAGTGAAATAAGTATTTACTGTATGGTCTGTAGCAACATCCTAAACAAACACTGACAGTCAGGTAAAGCTTCAAACCAAAGTGTGACATCATAGAGCACATGTTATTATAATAAGGTTTTGATGAGACCCAAAGTGAGTAATAATGGGCAGTGTTTTGAATGTGATGGTTTTCAGTCTGTTGTGAAATCCCCCCTGTGTAAAAAGGTTAGAAATTAGACTTCATGATGCTTCAGCAAGATTAATGGACTGTGTCCTACGAACAGAGATAGTACTTTTACTGCAAGAGGTATTTGAGAATGTATTACTAGGAAGCATGTGTTTCTTGAAGATGCTGTGTaatagttttttatattttttactctTCATAGTTTACAAGATAATGCATGTTCACATATTGTTGAGACATACACGATTTGAGGAATACTGTATATGactagtgtttgttttttgttctgtgGTATATTGCAgaagttttttttggtttatttttcttacttttctttattttctttaatgGTAGAAAACTCAGGTTCAAAGTTTGATTTGTTCAAATTTTTCAAGGCTAATGAGTCATGATTGACAGCAATTTTCTCAGAGGATCTTGAAAGTGTTTTCTATAATTTTTATCCCTGAAAAACACATTGATTTaccaaaatgttttaaaatatatttaaaataggCTTTTGCCTGACAAATATGCAGAACAACCCTTTAATGTGATGAACATAAGTTGCAAATttgtattatgtattattatatacTGTGTTAAATACTGTTCTGTCTCTTACACCTACACATGGCTTTAATGAGTCATGGTTTTTGTAGACCACGAGATCCCCAAATCTGCATCCAAATTGTCCAGATCAGGTGATAATATCTCTGTGACAAGTAGCAGAGGACAAACAGCTGTACCTGGTGCAGACAGTACAGTCTTTGTGTTTGAACTTTACAGTTCTGTAGGTCTTTTTTTTATAAGTAAACTGAGATGAGATAAAATCAGTTACATTCAGGTCGACTGTACCTACTCCTGTTACAACTTCCACTTGTAATGCAAATATTCTCACACAACCATAGGTgtgtttagttaattttgtattttatttattttaccctgtttattttactgtactgGTACTTCACCGCTTGTATTAAAGCACAGTTTTACAACCAACTCTCAGTATGTTTTGCTTAAATGTGCTGGTTACAGCTTTTTAACCTGGCAAGATTCACCACAATTTAGTTTTTCagcttgaaaaataaaacaaagctgaTACACTGTGTGATACACGTTTTGTTATTTAACTGTTCGTAAAATGGTGATATTTTTAGTTTTGAACTCGCTGGAAAACCACAAAGGAAATGGGTCCGGACATACAATTTGAGTTTAGCTTTAGCACAGTCAGAGCTGTGACTTGACAACATGACACACAAACTTCTCTCACTGACTTTTTCTGGCGCGCTCACCACTTCAAGTGCTTGTTTTGTTGCTTCTCTGAATAAAACGTCCACCTTATCCCTACATTTTGCAGAACGCTACCGTGCAGCATTGGATTTTTTTCTGGTT encodes:
- the LOC115425466 gene encoding calcium release-activated calcium channel protein 1-like, yielding MSLNEHSLQALSWRKLYLSRAKLKATSRTSALLSGFAMVAMVEVQLERDHEYPPGLLIAFSACTTVLVAVHLFALMISTCILPNLEAVSNVHNLNSVNESPHERMHRHIELAWAFSTVIGTLLFLTEVMLLCWVKFLPLKSNTDEKNGTISSGEAAAIASTCIMVPFGIVFIVFAVHFYRTLVSHKTDRQIRELEQVIRLQNQLDHRAENDDLKAAVHFP